The following coding sequences are from one Thermostaphylospora chromogena window:
- a CDS encoding segregation and condensation protein A has product MRQEQTTESTESGGSGAFQVHLDVFEGPFDLLLALISKHKLDITEVSLHKVTDEFIAYIRSRGPEWDLDQASHFLLVAATLLDLKAARLLPAGEVEDEEDLALLEARDLLFARLLQYRAYKEVSKIFAERMAAEALRYPRTVPMEPRFADLLPELVLGVGPERFAMIAARTLTPKEPPTVSVDHIYQPLASVREQAAILVERLRLHRRATFRALTADCAGTYEVVARFLAVLELYREAAVSFEQLEPLGELHVIWTGTDDGDVEVADDYDESAGKEPSDDRGRTDRG; this is encoded by the coding sequence GTGAGGCAGGAGCAGACCACCGAGTCCACCGAATCCGGCGGTTCCGGTGCCTTCCAGGTGCATCTGGACGTCTTCGAGGGGCCTTTCGATCTGCTCCTCGCCCTGATCTCCAAGCACAAGCTGGACATCACGGAGGTGTCCCTCCACAAGGTCACCGACGAGTTCATCGCCTACATCCGATCCAGGGGACCGGAGTGGGACCTCGATCAGGCCAGCCACTTCCTGCTGGTCGCGGCGACCCTGCTGGATCTGAAGGCCGCTCGGCTGCTGCCCGCGGGCGAGGTGGAGGACGAGGAGGACCTCGCCCTGCTGGAGGCCCGCGACCTGCTGTTCGCCCGGCTGCTGCAGTACCGCGCCTACAAGGAGGTCTCCAAGATCTTCGCGGAGCGGATGGCCGCCGAGGCGCTGCGCTACCCGCGCACCGTGCCGATGGAGCCGCGCTTCGCCGATCTGCTGCCGGAGCTGGTGCTCGGCGTGGGGCCCGAGCGGTTCGCGATGATCGCGGCCAGGACGCTCACCCCCAAGGAGCCGCCCACCGTCTCCGTCGATCACATCTATCAGCCGCTCGCCAGCGTGCGCGAGCAAGCGGCTATCCTTGTCGAGCGGCTGCGGCTCCACCGCAGGGCGACGTTCCGGGCGCTCACCGCCGACTGCGCGGGCACCTACGAGGTCGTCGCGCGTTTCCTTGCCGTCCTGGAGCTCTACCGGGAGGCCGCCGTCTCCTTCGAGCAGCTCGAACCGCTCGGGGAACTGCACGTGATCTGGACCGGCACCGACGACGGCGACGTCGAGGTGGCCGACGACTACGACGAGAGCGCGGGGAAAGAGCCGTCCGATGACCGAGGCCGAACCGACCGGGGCTGA
- a CDS encoding ParA family protein, with translation MLGPTGRPRPTFPEPKPRTTHGPARVVAMVNQKGGVGKTTTTINLGAALAECGLRVLLVDFDPQGALSVGLGINPLQLDLTVYNLLMERGVTPDEVLLKTSVDGMDLLPSNIDLSAAEVQLVTEVAREQVLGRVLKPLLPEYDVCLIDCQPSLGLLTINALTCAHGVMIPLECEFFALRGVALLMETISKVQERLNDKLVIEGLLATMYDARTLHGREVLARVVEAFDDKVFHTVINRTVRFPDATVAGEPITIFDPSSLGASAYRELAREVLARWPEYNS, from the coding sequence ATCCTGGGCCCCACCGGGCGCCCCCGCCCGACGTTCCCCGAGCCGAAGCCGCGCACCACGCACGGTCCGGCCCGGGTCGTCGCGATGGTGAATCAGAAGGGGGGCGTCGGCAAGACGACGACCACCATCAACCTGGGCGCCGCGCTGGCGGAGTGCGGGCTGAGGGTGCTGCTGGTCGACTTCGACCCGCAGGGCGCTCTGTCCGTCGGGCTCGGGATCAACCCGTTGCAGCTCGACCTGACGGTCTACAACCTCCTCATGGAGCGTGGTGTCACGCCCGACGAGGTCCTGCTGAAGACCAGCGTCGACGGCATGGATCTGCTGCCCAGCAACATCGACCTGTCCGCGGCCGAGGTCCAGCTCGTCACCGAGGTGGCCCGCGAGCAGGTGCTGGGCAGGGTGCTCAAGCCGCTGCTGCCCGAGTACGACGTGTGCCTCATCGACTGCCAGCCGTCCCTGGGCCTGCTCACCATCAACGCGCTCACCTGCGCCCACGGTGTGATGATCCCGCTGGAGTGCGAGTTCTTCGCCCTGCGCGGCGTCGCCCTGCTGATGGAGACCATCAGCAAGGTGCAGGAGCGGCTCAACGACAAGCTCGTCATCGAGGGCCTGCTCGCCACCATGTACGACGCGCGCACCCTCCACGGCCGCGAGGTGCTGGCCCGGGTGGTCGAGGCGTTCGACGACAAGGTCTTCCACACGGTCATCAACCGCACGGTGCGTTTCCCCGACGCCACCGTCGCGGGCGAGCCGATCACCATCTTCGACCCGTCCTCGCTCGGCGCGAGCGCCTACCGGGAGCTGGCCCGCGAAGTCCTGGCGAGGTGGCCCGAGTACAACTCGTGA
- the uvrB gene encoding excinuclease ABC subunit UvrB, which yields MRPVTDLQRKVAPFKVVTEMTPSGDQPQAIDELERRIKAGAKDVVLLGATGTGKTATVAWLIERLQRPTLVMQPNKTLAAQFANELREMMPHNAVEYFVSYYDYYQPEAYVPQSDTYIEKDSSINEEVERLRHSATNSLLTRRDTVVVASVSCIYGLGTPQEYVDRMVRLRTGQEIERDGLLRRLVDMQYTRNDHSFTRGTFRVRGDTVEIIPQYEELAVRIELFGDEIEKLATLHPLTGEVISEDDEVYIFPASHYVAGPERMERAIAGIEAELAERLAELERQGKLLEAQRLRMRTTYDIEMMRQVGTCSGIENYSRHIDGRAPGSAPHTLLDYFPEDFLLVIDESHQTVPQIGAMYEGDASRKRTLVEHGFRLPSALDNRPLKWEEFLERIGQTLYLSATPGPYELGRVGGDVVEQVIRPTGLVDPEVVVKPTKGQIDDLVHEIRVRAERDERVLVTTLTKKMAEDLTDYLMDLGIRVRYLHSEVDTLRRVELLRELRMGEFDVLVGINLLREGLDLPEVSLVSILDADKEGFLRSETSLIQTIGRAARHVSGQVHMYADTITPSMQRAIDETNRRRAKQIAYNKEHGIDPKPLRKKIADILDQIIREDADTERVLGGGRTQSRGKAPVPGLARQTGQHAKAIAGEMPRAQLESLIESLTEQMRQAAADLQFEVAARIRDEIKELKRELRDMREAGVS from the coding sequence GTGAGGCCGGTAACAGATTTGCAGCGCAAGGTGGCGCCTTTCAAGGTCGTAACCGAGATGACGCCCTCGGGCGACCAGCCTCAGGCGATCGATGAGCTGGAACGGCGCATCAAGGCGGGCGCGAAGGACGTGGTCCTGCTCGGCGCGACCGGCACCGGCAAGACCGCGACCGTGGCATGGCTGATCGAGCGGCTGCAGCGTCCCACGCTCGTCATGCAGCCCAACAAGACGCTGGCCGCGCAGTTCGCCAACGAGCTGCGCGAGATGATGCCGCACAACGCGGTCGAGTACTTCGTCTCCTACTACGACTACTACCAGCCCGAGGCCTACGTCCCGCAGAGCGACACCTACATCGAGAAGGACTCCTCGATCAACGAGGAGGTCGAACGCCTGCGCCACTCGGCGACCAACTCGCTGCTGACCCGCCGCGACACCGTCGTCGTCGCCTCGGTGTCCTGCATCTACGGTCTGGGCACACCGCAGGAGTACGTCGACCGCATGGTCCGGCTGAGGACCGGCCAGGAGATCGAGCGCGACGGGCTGCTGCGCCGCCTGGTCGACATGCAGTACACCCGCAACGACCACTCCTTCACCCGGGGAACCTTCCGCGTGCGCGGCGACACCGTCGAGATCATCCCGCAGTACGAGGAGCTCGCCGTCCGCATCGAGCTGTTCGGCGACGAGATCGAGAAGCTCGCCACCCTCCACCCGCTCACCGGCGAGGTCATCTCCGAAGACGACGAGGTGTACATCTTCCCCGCCTCGCACTACGTCGCGGGTCCCGAGCGCATGGAGCGGGCCATCGCCGGCATCGAGGCCGAGCTCGCCGAGCGCCTGGCCGAGCTGGAGCGGCAGGGCAAGCTGCTGGAGGCGCAGCGGCTGCGCATGCGCACCACCTACGACATCGAGATGATGCGCCAGGTCGGCACCTGCTCCGGCATCGAGAACTACTCGCGCCACATCGACGGCCGCGCCCCCGGCTCCGCACCCCACACCCTGCTCGACTACTTCCCCGAAGACTTCCTGCTGGTCATCGACGAGTCCCACCAGACCGTCCCGCAGATCGGCGCGATGTACGAAGGCGACGCCTCCCGCAAGCGCACGCTCGTCGAGCACGGCTTCCGCCTGCCGTCCGCGCTGGACAACCGGCCGCTGAAGTGGGAGGAGTTCCTGGAGCGCATCGGCCAGACGCTCTACCTGTCGGCCACCCCCGGCCCCTATGAGCTGGGTCGCGTCGGCGGCGACGTGGTCGAGCAGGTCATCCGGCCCACCGGCCTGGTCGATCCCGAGGTGGTGGTCAAGCCCACCAAGGGGCAGATCGACGACCTCGTCCACGAGATCCGCGTCCGCGCGGAGCGGGACGAGCGGGTGCTGGTAACCACGCTCACCAAGAAGATGGCCGAAGACCTCACCGACTACCTGATGGACCTCGGCATCCGCGTGCGCTACCTCCACAGCGAGGTCGACACCCTGCGGCGCGTCGAGCTGCTGCGCGAGCTGCGCATGGGCGAGTTCGACGTGCTCGTCGGCATCAACCTGCTGCGCGAGGGCCTCGACCTGCCCGAGGTGTCGCTGGTGAGCATCCTCGACGCCGACAAGGAGGGCTTCCTGCGCTCGGAGACCTCGCTGATCCAGACCATCGGCCGTGCCGCGCGTCACGTCTCCGGCCAGGTCCACATGTACGCCGACACGATCACCCCCTCCATGCAGCGGGCCATCGACGAGACCAACCGCCGCCGTGCCAAGCAGATCGCCTACAACAAAGAGCACGGCATCGACCCCAAACCCCTGCGCAAGAAGATCGCCGACATCCTCGATCAGATCATCAGGGAGGACGCCGACACCGAGCGCGTCCTCGGCGGCGGGCGTACGCAGAGCCGCGGCAAGGCCCCCGTCCCCGGCCTGGCCCGGCAGACGGGTCAGCACGCCAAGGCCATCGCGGGCGAGATGCCGCGCGCCCAGCTCGAATCGCTCATCGAGTCGCTGACCGAGCAGATGCGCCAGGCCGCCGCGGACCTCCAGTTCGAGGTCGCCGCCCGGATCCGTGACGAGATCAAGGAGCTCAAGCGCGAGCTGCGCGACATGCGGGAGGCCGGTGTCTCCTGA
- a CDS encoding acyltransferase: MSLRDVLRRTVGLLIHRGWAAVSRAGAITPRSPGPYRFRRLGEGACLSFPTGAIFGEAWIEIGEYTLVGERVSISAGMIPGQDLGPESIVTIGRGCSIGRGTHIVGHQSIEIGDDVFTGPYVYITDQNHSYDDPDTPIGRQWPRNNPVVIGSGSWLGAGAIILPGTRLGPHTVVAGGAVVRGEFPGHCVLAGVPARVVKEYSPTHGWHAPDARPLLSDAS, encoded by the coding sequence ATGTCGCTACGAGATGTCCTGCGGAGGACCGTCGGCCTCCTCATCCACCGTGGATGGGCCGCGGTCAGCCGCGCCGGGGCTATCACGCCGCGCAGCCCTGGTCCCTACCGGTTCCGACGGCTGGGCGAGGGCGCCTGTCTGTCCTTCCCCACCGGCGCGATCTTCGGCGAGGCGTGGATCGAGATCGGCGAGTACACGCTGGTGGGCGAGCGCGTCTCCATCTCCGCGGGCATGATCCCCGGACAGGACCTGGGCCCGGAGAGCATCGTGACCATCGGTCGCGGGTGCTCCATCGGGCGCGGCACGCACATCGTCGGCCATCAGTCGATCGAGATCGGCGACGACGTCTTCACCGGCCCCTACGTCTACATCACCGATCAGAACCACTCCTACGACGACCCGGACACGCCGATCGGACGGCAGTGGCCGCGCAACAACCCCGTGGTGATCGGATCGGGATCGTGGCTCGGCGCGGGAGCGATCATCCTGCCCGGCACCCGTCTGGGACCGCACACGGTGGTGGCCGGCGGGGCGGTGGTCCGCGGCGAGTTCCCCGGACACTGCGTGCTGGCGGGGGTGCCGGCGAGGGTGGTCAAGGAGTACTCCCCCACGCACGGCTGGCACGCCCCGGACGCGCGCCCCCTCCTCTCGGACGCCTCGTAG
- the xerD gene encoding site-specific tyrosine recombinase XerD — protein sequence MSETEAVLSDYLAHLAVERGLAANTLASYRRDLRRYIDHLTERGRHSFREVGRDDVVAFLTALREGDDEHQALVESSAARAVSAVRGLHRFALREGVAGHDPAHEVRPPRRLRRLPKAISVEEVERLIAAAGPEGAPLTLRNRALLEVLYGTGARISEAVGLAVDDVEPAREDVRLRGKGGRDRVVPLGRCARRALDAYLVRARPQLAAHGRGTSALFLNARGGRLTRQGAWEVLRGAAERAGLDRVSPHMLRHSFATHLLDGGADVRVVQELLGHASVTTTQVYTLVTVDRLREVYAAAHPRARR from the coding sequence CTGAGCGAGACGGAGGCGGTGCTGTCGGACTATCTCGCCCACCTGGCCGTGGAGCGGGGGCTGGCCGCGAACACGCTCGCCTCCTACCGGCGTGATCTGCGGCGGTACATCGACCACCTGACCGAGCGCGGCCGGCACTCCTTCCGCGAGGTGGGGCGGGACGACGTGGTCGCCTTCCTCACCGCGCTGCGTGAGGGCGATGACGAGCACCAGGCGCTGGTGGAGAGCTCGGCCGCGCGCGCGGTGTCGGCGGTGCGCGGCCTGCACCGCTTCGCCCTGCGCGAGGGCGTGGCCGGTCACGACCCGGCTCATGAGGTGCGTCCTCCGCGGCGGCTCCGCCGGCTGCCCAAGGCGATCAGCGTCGAGGAGGTCGAACGGCTGATCGCCGCCGCCGGTCCCGAGGGCGCGCCGCTGACCCTGCGCAACCGCGCTCTGCTGGAGGTGCTGTACGGCACGGGCGCGCGCATCTCCGAGGCCGTCGGCCTTGCGGTGGATGACGTGGAGCCGGCGCGGGAGGACGTACGGCTGCGCGGCAAGGGCGGCCGCGACCGCGTGGTGCCGCTCGGCCGCTGCGCCCGCCGCGCGCTGGACGCCTACCTCGTGCGTGCGCGGCCGCAGCTGGCCGCGCACGGACGCGGCACGTCGGCGCTGTTCCTCAACGCCCGTGGCGGGCGTCTGACCCGTCAGGGGGCGTGGGAGGTGCTGCGGGGCGCCGCCGAACGCGCGGGGCTCGACCGTGTCTCACCCCACATGTTGCGACATTCGTTCGCAACTCACCTCCTGGACGGCGGCGCGGACGTTAGGGTTGTTCAGGAGTTGCTCGGCCATGCATCGGTGACCACCACCCAGGTGTATACCCTAGTGACGGTCGACAGGCTCCGTGAGGTCTACGCCGCGGCGCACCCCCGCGCCCGGCGGTGA
- a CDS encoding SPFH domain-containing protein, with the protein MTRPLQAVRNRAMGAAQAAMQGGDLRGAVGQAMEQVAGDLTGHGGEDGPGFQLDPRDFAAARVQGTSSGTLIEARTVSLSEAGEVLNRSFVGHDPAGRPVHVISPVVIPKSGLAKLILPLALLAILGLIGLAASGLPIDTTVLFGPHYWAVLVLAALFLWWRRSVVMIPDGCRALITKFGKLVQIAEPGRVTLFNPWKRVSYIVNTTREYPFNAPIREAPTQQGVKASVDLFLQFRINDPAEFIFVLGSVNGFQAKLHNSISEVTRSLIYAQRAEEIYDLVGESTVGMLETLNEQFMPAVELTAVNITHAEPSSQEYRMDLAAPEMVRVAKEAYTYEYELQLRKEQNEGDLAKELAGLQETLSAIQAEIAGYQAQMDTALERASHQAKAQAGQRLVEAESIAKANSALLEAQALDIRALSAAEAPEILDYRFQTDLLDKLEAIASHLPHVVQIGDETDIDFLALARQLIGGRDATLFTPEDMAAIRIRTEEIKQRVEARAAEIAALTARSSAAEPDAEPPRPAVTATPLAEPGREA; encoded by the coding sequence ATGACCCGACCATTGCAGGCGGTCCGCAACCGGGCCATGGGCGCCGCTCAAGCAGCGATGCAGGGAGGTGATCTGCGCGGCGCGGTCGGGCAGGCGATGGAGCAGGTGGCGGGCGACCTGACCGGTCACGGCGGGGAGGACGGCCCCGGGTTCCAGCTCGACCCCCGCGACTTCGCCGCAGCACGGGTCCAAGGCACCTCGTCAGGCACCCTGATCGAAGCCCGCACCGTGTCGCTCTCCGAGGCCGGTGAGGTCCTCAACCGCAGCTTCGTCGGCCACGACCCCGCCGGCAGGCCGGTACACGTGATCTCCCCGGTCGTCATCCCCAAGAGCGGCCTGGCCAAGCTGATCCTCCCGCTGGCGCTCCTCGCGATCCTCGGCCTGATCGGCCTGGCCGCCTCGGGACTGCCCATAGACACGACGGTGCTCTTCGGCCCGCACTACTGGGCGGTGCTGGTCCTCGCGGCGCTGTTCCTGTGGTGGCGGCGCAGCGTGGTCATGATCCCGGACGGCTGCCGCGCCCTGATCACCAAGTTCGGCAAGCTCGTGCAGATCGCCGAGCCGGGCCGGGTGACGCTGTTCAACCCGTGGAAGCGGGTCAGCTACATCGTGAACACCACGCGGGAGTACCCGTTCAACGCCCCGATCCGGGAGGCCCCCACCCAGCAGGGCGTGAAGGCGAGCGTGGACCTGTTCCTGCAGTTCCGCATCAACGACCCCGCGGAGTTCATCTTCGTCCTGGGGTCCGTCAACGGCTTCCAGGCCAAGCTGCACAACTCGATCAGCGAGGTCACCCGCAGCCTGATCTACGCCCAGCGCGCCGAGGAGATCTACGACCTGGTGGGCGAGAGCACGGTCGGCATGCTGGAGACCCTCAACGAGCAGTTCATGCCCGCCGTGGAGCTCACCGCCGTGAACATCACCCACGCCGAGCCGTCCAGCCAGGAATACCGCATGGACCTGGCGGCCCCGGAGATGGTGCGGGTCGCCAAGGAGGCCTACACCTACGAGTACGAGCTGCAGCTGCGCAAGGAGCAGAACGAGGGCGACCTGGCCAAGGAGCTGGCGGGACTGCAGGAGACGCTGTCGGCCATCCAGGCCGAGATCGCCGGCTACCAGGCGCAGATGGACACCGCGCTGGAACGCGCCTCGCACCAGGCCAAGGCGCAGGCGGGGCAGCGGCTGGTGGAGGCCGAGAGCATAGCCAAGGCGAACTCGGCGCTGCTGGAGGCGCAGGCCCTGGACATCCGCGCCCTGTCCGCCGCCGAAGCACCGGAGATCCTCGACTACCGGTTCCAGACCGACCTGCTGGACAAGCTGGAGGCGATCGCCTCGCACCTGCCGCACGTCGTGCAGATCGGCGACGAGACCGACATCGACTTCCTGGCCCTGGCCCGGCAGCTCATCGGCGGCCGTGACGCCACGCTGTTCACTCCGGAGGACATGGCCGCCATCCGCATCCGCACCGAAGAGATCAAGCAGCGGGTCGAGGCGCGTGCCGCGGAGATCGCCGCGCTGACCGCGCGCTCCTCCGCCGCCGAACCGGACGCCGAACCGCCACGGCCCGCCGTCACCGCGACCCCGCTCGCCGAGCCGGGGAGGGAGGCCTGA
- a CDS encoding CTP synthase: protein MPTAAHVRKSPTKHLFVTGGVASSLGKGLTASSLGRLLKMRGLRVTMQKLDPYLNVDPGTMNPFQHGEVFVTDDGAETDLDIGHYERFLDTELHGSANVTTGQVYSHVIAKERRGEYLGDTVQVIPHITNEIKDRIRSMAGPDVDVVITEVGGTVGDIESLPFLEAVRQVRHEVGRDNCFFLHVSLLPYIGPSGELKTKPTQHSVSALRSIGIQPDAIVCRSDRPITTHLKRKISLMCDVDEDAVVSAVDAASIYDIPKVLHAEGLDAYVVRRLGLPFRDVGWKEWDELLRRVHRPAKEVTIALVGKYIDLPDAYLSVTEALRAGGIAADTRVNIRWVKSDDCETPEGAARELDGVDGVLIPGGFGVRGIEGKVGAVRHARERRIPLLGICLGMQCMVIEAARAAGLEGANSTEFDPATPHPVVATMADQEDVVAGMRDMGGTMRLGLYPANLLEGSLVRRLYGKARVEERHRHRYEVANAYRERLEKTGLVFSGLSPDGRLVEYVELPPEAHPFFVGTQAHPEFRSRPTRPHPLFRGLVDAALAYAASRTAAVKAGRGK, encoded by the coding sequence TTGCCTACCGCCGCCCATGTTCGTAAATCCCCGACCAAGCACCTCTTCGTCACCGGCGGCGTCGCCTCCAGCCTAGGCAAAGGGCTCACCGCTTCCAGCCTGGGACGCCTGCTGAAGATGCGTGGCCTGCGGGTCACGATGCAGAAGCTCGACCCCTACCTCAACGTCGACCCGGGCACGATGAACCCGTTCCAGCACGGTGAGGTGTTCGTCACCGACGACGGGGCGGAGACCGATCTCGACATCGGCCACTACGAGCGGTTCCTGGACACCGAGCTGCACGGCTCGGCCAACGTCACCACCGGGCAGGTCTACTCCCATGTGATCGCCAAGGAGCGCAGGGGGGAGTACCTCGGCGACACCGTCCAGGTCATCCCGCACATCACCAACGAGATCAAGGACCGCATCCGCAGCATGGCCGGTCCCGACGTGGACGTGGTGATCACCGAGGTCGGCGGCACCGTCGGCGACATCGAGTCGCTGCCCTTCCTGGAGGCCGTGCGCCAGGTCCGGCACGAGGTCGGCCGGGACAACTGCTTCTTCCTGCACGTGTCGCTGCTGCCGTACATCGGGCCCAGCGGCGAGCTGAAGACCAAGCCCACCCAGCACTCGGTGTCCGCGCTGCGCAGCATCGGCATCCAGCCCGACGCGATCGTCTGCCGGTCCGACCGGCCGATCACCACCCACCTCAAGCGCAAGATCAGCCTGATGTGCGACGTGGACGAGGACGCGGTGGTGAGCGCCGTCGACGCCGCCAGCATCTACGACATCCCCAAGGTCCTGCACGCCGAGGGACTGGACGCCTACGTGGTACGCCGCCTCGGCCTGCCGTTCCGGGACGTCGGCTGGAAGGAGTGGGACGAGCTGCTGCGCCGGGTGCACCGCCCGGCCAAGGAGGTCACCATCGCCCTGGTCGGCAAGTACATCGATCTGCCCGACGCGTACCTGAGCGTCACCGAGGCGCTGCGCGCGGGCGGCATCGCCGCCGACACCCGGGTGAACATCCGCTGGGTCAAGAGCGACGACTGCGAGACCCCGGAGGGCGCCGCCCGCGAGCTGGACGGCGTGGACGGCGTGCTGATCCCGGGCGGGTTCGGGGTGCGCGGCATCGAGGGCAAGGTCGGCGCGGTCCGCCACGCCAGGGAGCGCAGGATCCCGCTGCTGGGCATCTGCCTCGGCATGCAGTGCATGGTCATCGAGGCCGCCCGGGCCGCGGGACTGGAGGGGGCCAACAGCACCGAGTTCGATCCGGCCACCCCCCACCCGGTGGTCGCCACCATGGCCGACCAGGAGGACGTCGTGGCGGGCATGCGCGACATGGGCGGCACCATGCGGCTCGGCCTCTACCCGGCCAACCTCCTGGAGGGGTCGCTGGTGCGCCGCCTGTACGGCAAGGCCAGGGTGGAGGAGCGTCACCGTCACCGGTACGAGGTGGCCAACGCCTACCGCGAGCGCCTGGAGAAGACGGGCCTGGTGTTCTCCGGCCTGTCCCCGGACGGCCGCCTGGTCGAGTACGTCGAGCTGCCTCCCGAGGCGCACCCGTTCTTCGTCGGCACCCAGGCGCATCCGGAGTTCCGCTCCCGTCCCACCCGCCCCCACCCGCTGTTCCGGGGGCTGGTGGACGCGGCGCTCGCCTACGCGGCCTCGCGGACGGCGGCGGTGAAGGCCGGGAGAGGCAAATGA
- a CDS encoding SPFH domain-containing protein — translation MSNEFSRVKESLASWSEIRQLLRGGEQGQLVPVVIPKDRRGFGWLAPLFFALYLAGTAVLAGGGPITALAAVGAVVFALGSLVWMWRRSIIEIEEGTTGVRSRWGAIDGTLSPGRHYLWLPWERVEAVVDTSTEIPYNAPITACPTAENVPLKSIEFFLKFRIVDPVAFVRNIGASNFDMVLSSAVQDAIRQRSRKVHTERAYDLRGSDVGDMQDALNRQLQRYGVRVTGANIPDVQLPDSYQGHLATRERVAKELAAYEREWELTRKRRIDTLLMEIERAKKTRDARIVEVKAAHNKARKDVARLLEEHEAEAQRVRWEIEAKGRAALTAAENEAKALRRLAESYRDNRAILRYELARRKLTVGAKLAENAPQPVVVKTAAASGDSSALSTLLLAQILPQISGANAQRNGPAAPSVETG, via the coding sequence ATGAGCAACGAGTTCTCCAGGGTCAAGGAATCGCTGGCCTCCTGGTCGGAGATCCGCCAGCTGCTGCGCGGTGGCGAGCAGGGGCAGCTCGTCCCCGTCGTCATCCCCAAGGACCGGCGCGGGTTCGGATGGCTGGCGCCGCTGTTCTTCGCCCTCTACCTGGCCGGTACGGCGGTGCTCGCCGGCGGCGGGCCCATCACCGCCCTGGCGGCCGTCGGCGCGGTGGTCTTCGCGCTGGGCTCCCTGGTGTGGATGTGGCGCCGTTCGATCATCGAGATCGAGGAGGGCACCACCGGCGTCCGCAGCCGGTGGGGCGCGATCGACGGCACCCTGTCCCCCGGCCGCCACTACCTGTGGCTGCCGTGGGAGCGCGTGGAGGCGGTCGTGGACACCTCGACGGAGATCCCCTACAACGCGCCGATCACCGCCTGCCCCACCGCCGAGAACGTGCCGCTGAAGTCGATCGAGTTCTTCTTGAAGTTCCGGATCGTGGACCCGGTCGCGTTCGTGCGCAACATCGGCGCCAGCAACTTCGACATGGTCCTCTCCAGCGCGGTGCAGGACGCGATCCGCCAGCGCAGCCGCAAGGTGCACACCGAACGCGCCTACGATCTGCGCGGCTCCGACGTGGGCGACATGCAGGACGCGCTGAACCGTCAGCTCCAGCGGTACGGCGTGCGGGTGACCGGCGCCAACATCCCCGACGTGCAGCTTCCCGACTCCTACCAGGGGCACCTGGCCACGCGGGAGAGGGTGGCCAAGGAGCTCGCGGCGTACGAGCGGGAGTGGGAGCTGACCAGGAAGCGCCGCATCGACACGCTCCTGATGGAGATCGAACGGGCGAAGAAGACCCGTGACGCGCGCATCGTCGAGGTCAAGGCCGCGCACAACAAGGCCCGTAAGGACGTCGCACGGCTGCTGGAGGAGCACGAGGCCGAGGCGCAGCGGGTGCGCTGGGAGATCGAGGCCAAGGGCCGCGCCGCGCTCACCGCGGCGGAGAACGAGGCCAAGGCGCTGCGCCGCCTGGCCGAGTCCTACCGCGACAACCGCGCGATCCTCCGCTACGAGCTGGCCCGCCGCAAGCTCACCGTGGGCGCGAAGCTCGCCGAGAACGCGCCGCAGCCGGTGGTGGTCAAGACGGCGGCCGCGTCCGGCGACTCCTCCGCCCTGTCCACGCTGCTGCTGGCGCAGATCCTCCCGCAGATCTCCGGCGCGAACGCCCAGCGGAACGGGCCGGCCGCGCCCTCCGTTGAGACCGGTTGA
- a CDS encoding NUDIX domain-containing protein, with translation MKIVDVPEEWEVLASTEHFSGRVISVRTDRVRMPGDTSADRDYVTHIGSVAVVALDDRNRVLLLRQYRHPVRHLLWELPAGLRDVKGEPTVETAARELAEEAAYRATTWHTLLDLMSSPGMSDERVRIFLARGLSEIPEEERDFQHCHEEIGMPVVWVPLAEAVEKVLAGEIHNSPAAAGILAAYAASADGFTSLRPADAPEA, from the coding sequence ATGAAGATCGTCGACGTCCCCGAGGAGTGGGAGGTCCTCGCCTCCACCGAGCACTTCTCCGGCAGGGTCATCAGCGTCCGCACCGACCGGGTGCGCATGCCCGGCGACACCTCGGCCGACCGTGACTACGTGACCCACATCGGGTCGGTGGCGGTGGTGGCGCTGGACGACCGGAACCGGGTGCTGCTCCTGCGGCAGTACCGCCATCCGGTGCGTCACCTGCTGTGGGAGCTGCCCGCGGGCCTGCGGGACGTGAAGGGCGAGCCCACGGTGGAGACCGCCGCCCGCGAGCTGGCCGAGGAGGCCGCCTACCGGGCCACCACCTGGCACACCCTGCTGGATCTGATGAGCTCGCCGGGCATGAGCGACGAGCGTGTGCGCATCTTCCTCGCCCGGGGCCTGAGCGAGATCCCCGAGGAGGAGCGCGACTTCCAGCACTGCCACGAGGAGATCGGCATGCCGGTGGTGTGGGTGCCGCTCGCCGAGGCGGTGGAGAAGGTCTTGGCGGGAGAGATCCACAACTCCCCGGCCGCGGCGGGTATCCTCGCCGCGTACGCGGCTTCGGCCGACGGGTTCACCTCGCTGCGGCCCGCTGACGCCCCGGAGGCTTGA